In Streptomyces sp. NBC_00091, the following proteins share a genomic window:
- a CDS encoding TIGR03936 family radical SAM-associated protein, with product MQRIRLRYTKRGRLRFTSHRDFQRAFERALRRAEVPMAYSAGFTPHPRVSYANAAPTGTGSEAEYLEIGLAEARDPEKLRELLDESMPLGLDIVDAVEARTSGLADRLTASVWELRLEGVEPADAARAVETFLAAETVEVQRRTKNGIRTFDTRGAVVTLEALPAQADRPLDNACAILRLVVRHLTPAVRPDDVLSGLQAVADLAPPVPAAVTRLAQGLFDEESGTVTDPLAPDREAVTAAPPTAAVSADAKAPEGPAA from the coding sequence GTGCAGCGCATTCGTCTGCGCTACACCAAGCGTGGCCGCCTCCGGTTCACCAGCCACCGAGACTTCCAGCGCGCGTTCGAGCGCGCCCTGCGCCGCGCCGAGGTGCCCATGGCGTACTCGGCCGGCTTCACCCCGCACCCCCGGGTCTCGTACGCGAACGCGGCGCCCACCGGCACCGGCAGCGAAGCCGAGTACCTGGAGATCGGCCTCGCCGAGGCCCGCGACCCCGAGAAGCTCCGTGAGCTGCTCGACGAGTCCATGCCGCTCGGCCTCGACATCGTCGACGCCGTCGAGGCCCGCACCTCCGGCCTCGCGGACCGCCTGACGGCCTCCGTCTGGGAGCTGCGCCTGGAGGGCGTGGAGCCCGCCGACGCGGCGCGGGCGGTGGAGACCTTCCTCGCCGCCGAGACGGTGGAGGTGCAGCGCCGGACCAAGAACGGCATCCGGACCTTCGACACCCGCGGCGCCGTCGTCACTCTCGAGGCGCTTCCTGCCCAGGCTGATAGGCCGCTGGACAATGCCTGTGCGATACTGCGGCTGGTTGTTCGGCATTTGACACCTGCCGTGCGACCCGACGACGTCCTGTCCGGTCTCCAAGCTGTGGCCGACCTGGCGCCGCCGGTCCCCGCAGCGGTGACCAGGCTGGCGCAGGGGCTCTTCGACGAGGAGTCCGGCACGGTGACCGACCCGCTCGCGCCCGACCGCGAGGCTGTCACGGCCGCCCCACCCACGGCCGCCGTGAGTGCCGACGCGAAGGCGCCGGAAGGTCCCGCCGCGTAG